From Bacillus sp. Marseille-P3661:
AATATTTATTATTAATATGATCGCAACCATTACAACGGAGTTTTCTAGCATTCTGATGAGCACCACCTTTAGTTTTAGTGTTTCCCATTCTACCTGAACAAATTTAGAAAAACACGGATTTTGCCCACAAATGAAAATTCCGGTGTATTTTTTTTAGAACAACAAAAACTGAAAAACAGAAACTACTCAAATGGGACATACACCTATTTTATATAAGCCCATAAACTAAGATGTATGAAAACATATTACTTGGGACTTTTGAGATATTAACTATTTTATTTTACTTAAGGGGGCAAAAGTTGATGGATCCATTTAAGAATTGGCATGAATGGCGCAAAAATTTAGACTCCTTTATGGGCGAAGACTTTCTAAATAGCTTTGAAGGCATCTTTAAATACAATCATTTTCCACAAGTTAACGTCTATCAAACTGAAAATGAAGTACTAGTACTAGCAAGCATTCCGGGATTAGATGATATGAATAATGTTGATGTCTATATTGATTACCAAGCAATTGAATTAAAAGGAACCATTAATTTGCGTTATAAGGGATTTCGTCTCACACAGGATGAACTGTATAGTGGACATTTTGAAAGAAAAATAAATTTACCTTTCCCTGTTAAAGACGATCGTGTCGATGCAACTTACCAAAACGGATTACTTATCATTCATCTTCACCGACTTATCCCAGATGATCAACATAAACATAGGGTTTCAATAAAGAAAATTGAAAATTAATGTATGCTCTGAAGTAGGGTCCAGAGTAGTAGAGAGATGCTTAAAGATTATTTGTTACAGCTCTATAGATGGTTTTATTCTGTAGGTGCTTTTGTTTGTTATTCATTACAGTTGACCTCTATTTCAGCATTCTATGGTACGATTAATAGCTATTCGTTACCTTCACTGCGCTTTTTCGACATTCATAGTAACGATTACCGACTATTCGTTACCTTCGCTGCTCCTTTTCGGCATTTATGGTAACGATTACCGACTATTCGTTACCGCTACTGCGCTTTTTCGACATTCATAGTAACGATTACCGACTATTCGTTACCTTCGCTGCTCCTTTTCGGCATTTATGGTAACGATTAGCGAATATTCGTTACCGCTACCTGCCTTATCCGGCATATACCGGCACGATTAAGGGAGATTTGCTGTCATTTTTGGGTTTTTGAGCTGCTTGGCTGAGCTATTCTTCACCTTCACTGCTCCTTTTCGGCATTTACGGTAACGATTAGCGACTATTCGTTACCTTCGCTGCTCCTTTTCGGCATTTATGGTAACGATTACCGACTATTCCTTACCGCTAATGATCCTTTTCCACATTCACGGTAACGATTACCAGCTATTCGTTACCATCACTGGGCTTTATCGGTATTCATAGTAATGATTACCGACTATTCGTTACCCCTACTGATCCTTTTCCACATTTATGGTAACGATTACCGACTATTCGTTACCCCTACTGCGCTTTTTCGGTATTCACGGTAACGATTACCAGCTATTCGTTACCATCACTGGGCTTTATCGGTATTCATAGTAATGATTACCCTCTATTCCTTACCGCTACTGATCCTTTTCCACATTCACGGTAACGATTACCAGCTATTCGTTACCATCACTGGGCTTTATCGGTATTCATAGTAATGATTACCCTCTATTCCTTACCGCTACTGATCCTTTTCCACATTCACGGTAACGATTACCGTCTATTCGTTACCCCTATCTGCCTTATCCGGCATATACCGGCACGATTAAGGGAGATTTGCTGTCATTTTTAGGTTTTTGAGATGCTTGGGTGAGCTATTTTTTACCTTCACTGCTCCTTTTCGGCATTCATGGTAACAATTCCGGCTATTCTTTACCGCAACGATAACTTCTACACTATCCGGGACAATTCCCATTACGCAAATGCAAAAAAGATCCGGCTAATAATTAGCCAGATCTTTTTTAAAATTTCCATTATTGAACAGTGCTTTCAATCGCTTTGGCCATTTCAGAAACTGAAATTAAACCGCCGCCTGATAGATACCAGTAGTTTGGATCTAGGTAGATAATATTTCCATTTTTATATGCGTTTGTCTTTTTCACTAAATCATTTTCAATTGTTTGCTTCGCAGAAGATTCAGTACCAACTGCTGCATCACGGTCAATAACGAATAAATAATCTGGATTTTTTTCAAGAATATACTCAAATGAAACGTTTTGTCCATGTGTAGATACTTCAATGTCTGCATCAGCAGGTGCGAATCCTAATTCATCATGAACAATCCCAAATCTTGAGCCCGGACCATACGCACTAATATTCCCTGCGTTTGCTAACACAACTAATGCAGTTTCACCAGTTGCGCTTGCTTTTTCCTTAACAGGTGCAACCATTTCATTGATCGCCGCTAATTCTGCAGCTACTTCATCTTCTTTTTGATAAATTTCACCAAGGATGTTCATGTTCGCAGCAAATGATTCCATGTAATTTGCATAATCAATATCAAAGTACATCGTAGGAGCGATTTCACTTAATTCTTCGTACATGTCCGCTTGTCTAGCAGAAATTATAATTAAATCGGGGCCAATAGACGCAATCTTTTCAAAATCAGGCTCTTTAAGGCCACCTACATTTTCATACTTAGCATCTTCATATTTCTCTAAATAAGAGGGGATATTCGCTTGAGGAACACCTGTTACCTCAATACCTAACTTATCTAATGAATCTAAAATACCAAAATCAAACACTACTACTTTTTCAGGATTAGTTTTTAGAGTTGTTTCCCCAAGCTTATGTGTGAATGTTAATTCTTTTGGTTCCTCTGTTGCTTTTTCTTCTGTATTTCCTGTAGTCTCTTCATTTGTTGTAGCAGCTGGTTCGGAAGAGTCTTTTGAGCCACAGGCAGCTGTTACGATTGCTAATAATAATACTACTAACAACATTAATAACTCCTTTTTCATTTGCTTTACACTCCCATTTTCCTAATAGTTTATGATGTTTATAGATACATAGTTTTAAATTTTACTATGAAAAATACACACAAATTTTATTACAGTTAATATCTTTAATTTGCATATCCATATCATAAATCTCTTTTAGCACTTTTTCGTTAATGATTTCATCCGTTGAACCTTCGCGAATAACCTTTCCATCTTTTAATGCAACAATATAATCAGAGTAGCATGATGCAAAGTTAATATCGTGAATAACAATAACAACTGTTTTTCCCAGTTCATCCACTAAACGTCGTAATACTTTCATAATTTGAACAGAATGTTTCATATCTAAATTATTAAGTGGCTCATCTAACAAAATGTACTCCGTATCTTGTGCGATAACCATGGCAATATAAGCTCGTTGTTTTTGGCCACCACTTAATTGGTCAAGATATTTATCTTGCATATCACCAAGTTCCATATAATCGATCGCTTCATCAACGTGTTTCCAATCAGCTTTAGTCAATCTTCCTTGGGAATAAGGAAATCGTCCAAATGAGACTAGCTCTCGAACAGTTAAGCGAATATTAATGTTGTTCGATTGCTTTAGGATGGCAACCTTTTTAGCCAATTCGGTGCTTTTCCAACGAGATAGCTCTTCCCCTTCGATTATTATTTCACCTGCATCTTTTTTCAAAAGACGACTAACCATTGAAAGCACC
This genomic window contains:
- a CDS encoding Hsp20/alpha crystallin family protein; amino-acid sequence: MDPFKNWHEWRKNLDSFMGEDFLNSFEGIFKYNHFPQVNVYQTENEVLVLASIPGLDDMNNVDVYIDYQAIELKGTINLRYKGFRLTQDELYSGHFERKINLPFPVKDDRVDATYQNGLLIIHLHRLIPDDQHKHRVSIKKIEN
- a CDS encoding siderophore ABC transporter substrate-binding protein, encoding MKKELLMLLVVLLLAIVTAACGSKDSSEPAATTNEETTGNTEEKATEEPKELTFTHKLGETTLKTNPEKVVVFDFGILDSLDKLGIEVTGVPQANIPSYLEKYEDAKYENVGGLKEPDFEKIASIGPDLIIISARQADMYEELSEIAPTMYFDIDYANYMESFAANMNILGEIYQKEDEVAAELAAINEMVAPVKEKASATGETALVVLANAGNISAYGPGSRFGIVHDELGFAPADADIEVSTHGQNVSFEYILEKNPDYLFVIDRDAAVGTESSAKQTIENDLVKKTNAYKNGNIIYLDPNYWYLSGGGLISVSEMAKAIESTVQ
- a CDS encoding iron ABC transporter ATP-binding protein, with protein sequence MVEVKEISKKYGNKAVVDNVSLKIKKGKITSFIGPNGAGKSTVLSMVSRLLKKDAGEIIIEGEELSRWKSTELAKKVAILKQSNNINIRLTVRELVSFGRFPYSQGRLTKADWKHVDEAIDYMELGDMQDKYLDQLSGGQKQRAYIAMVIAQDTEYILLDEPLNNLDMKHSVQIMKVLRRLVDELGKTVVIVIHDINFASCYSDYIVALKDGKVIREGSTDEIINEKVLKEIYDMDMQIKDINCNKICVYFS